The Cellulomonas fulva genome includes a window with the following:
- a CDS encoding PPOX class F420-dependent oxidoreductase has translation MPRTIATTTSVSRDELLGFVRARHHLLLVTSRADGRPQVSPVSGGVDDAGRIVISTYPGRAKTRNAERDARVSVCVLSDEWDGPWVQVDGTAEVLHLPEAEDALVDYYRCIAGEHPDWQEYRAAMRLQGKSLLRITPERWGPISTGGFPADVAARLDARD, from the coding sequence ATGCCCCGGACCATCGCCACCACCACGTCGGTCTCGCGCGACGAGCTGCTCGGATTCGTCCGTGCGCGCCACCACCTGCTGCTCGTCACCTCGCGTGCCGACGGTCGCCCGCAGGTCTCTCCGGTGTCCGGCGGGGTCGACGACGCGGGACGGATCGTCATCTCGACGTACCCGGGCCGTGCGAAGACCCGCAACGCCGAGCGCGACGCACGGGTCTCCGTCTGCGTCCTCTCGGACGAGTGGGACGGCCCGTGGGTCCAGGTCGACGGCACCGCCGAGGTGCTGCACCTGCCCGAGGCGGAGGACGCGCTCGTCGACTACTACCGCTGCATCGCCGGCGAGCACCCGGACTGGCAGGAGTACCGCGCCGCGATGCGGCTGCAGGGCAAGAGCCTGCTGCGGATCACGCCCGAGCGCTGGGGCCCGATCTCGACCGGCGGTTTCCCCGCCGACGTCGCCGCCCGCCTCGACGCTCGGGACTGA
- a CDS encoding M48 family metallopeptidase produces the protein MKTTSRAVLCLLLIAGFYVTALALVLGMLALAAALVSWGHGVGSKFAWVAIAAAGGLVLTLRRVGKAQKHVPHGVMLTPDEAPELWALVAELATAAQTRVPREIRLVPEVNAAVSEDARMLGLVPGTRRLYVGLPLLQALDVAQLRSVLAHELGHYSHGHTRLGPITYRGRQVVVGAASEVDGFSGWVLKGYGRLYLLASAAVSRRQEREADEVSVAVAGPAVAAEALREIEVLAAAWQFYLDRYVSDAWEAGMAPTSDAFFGGFQHLLAARGDELARLRTQAPPSEQSRWDSHPSTASRIAAIGAMHAPEVARDTRPASMLVPGADAAAARLAEELVQFGDRERLAWDELTPRARAAANQHTADLVFRASGRLAGVERGTLRTVLDVVESGRLDQLLRALDLDPQAAPDDEGVTPGMSVWAAVLRCALVASGVSRWEHRWEAGDPFVGDVTPAQVRELARLGAAGPAGAAELRARLVGLGVDLDDVGAQSEADARGAAVVAGVANVAVDGEQYDVLVLTHGLVLVPCPKQYNQGKRRLRELARSATPAEIAASHWFVSFEDVASGAVVKRFPVAVAFTLHDGTTMQLKTRLDSEELTSGSSVTLQNLAKGYSAVPA, from the coding sequence GTGAAGACAACCTCGCGCGCGGTCCTGTGCCTGCTCCTGATCGCGGGCTTCTACGTCACCGCGCTCGCGCTCGTCCTCGGCATGCTCGCGCTCGCCGCCGCACTCGTGTCCTGGGGCCACGGCGTGGGCAGCAAGTTCGCCTGGGTCGCGATCGCCGCCGCCGGCGGGCTCGTCCTCACCCTCCGGCGAGTCGGCAAGGCGCAGAAGCACGTGCCCCACGGTGTGATGCTCACGCCGGACGAGGCACCGGAGCTGTGGGCGCTCGTCGCCGAGCTCGCCACGGCCGCCCAGACCAGGGTCCCCCGGGAGATCCGCCTGGTGCCCGAGGTCAACGCCGCCGTCTCCGAGGACGCGCGGATGCTCGGCCTCGTCCCCGGCACGCGACGGCTGTACGTCGGCCTCCCGCTCCTGCAGGCGCTCGACGTGGCGCAGCTCCGGTCCGTCCTGGCGCACGAGCTCGGCCACTACTCCCACGGGCACACGCGCCTGGGCCCGATCACCTACCGCGGGCGGCAGGTGGTCGTCGGCGCGGCCTCGGAGGTGGACGGCTTCTCCGGCTGGGTGCTGAAGGGGTACGGCCGTCTCTACCTGCTCGCCTCCGCGGCGGTGAGCCGACGCCAGGAGCGCGAGGCCGACGAGGTCTCGGTCGCCGTCGCCGGTCCTGCGGTCGCGGCGGAGGCCCTGCGCGAGATCGAGGTGCTGGCCGCCGCCTGGCAGTTCTACCTCGACCGCTACGTCTCGGACGCGTGGGAAGCCGGCATGGCGCCCACCAGCGACGCGTTCTTCGGCGGCTTCCAGCACCTGCTGGCGGCCCGGGGCGACGAGCTCGCTCGGCTGCGCACGCAGGCACCGCCGAGCGAGCAGTCGCGGTGGGACAGCCACCCCTCTACCGCGTCGCGCATCGCCGCGATCGGCGCGATGCACGCCCCCGAGGTGGCACGGGACACGCGACCGGCGTCGATGCTGGTCCCGGGCGCCGACGCGGCGGCGGCCCGGCTCGCCGAGGAGCTCGTCCAGTTCGGCGACCGCGAGCGGCTGGCGTGGGACGAGCTCACGCCGCGGGCGCGTGCGGCGGCGAACCAGCACACCGCCGACCTCGTGTTCCGCGCGTCCGGACGGCTGGCGGGCGTCGAGCGCGGGACGCTCCGCACCGTCCTGGACGTCGTCGAGTCCGGGCGGCTCGACCAGCTGCTGCGCGCCCTCGACCTCGACCCCCAGGCAGCGCCGGACGACGAGGGCGTCACACCCGGGATGTCGGTCTGGGCGGCGGTGCTGCGGTGCGCGCTCGTCGCGTCCGGGGTGTCCCGCTGGGAGCACAGGTGGGAAGCCGGTGACCCGTTCGTCGGCGACGTAACTCCGGCGCAGGTGCGCGAGCTCGCGAGGCTCGGCGCGGCCGGACCCGCCGGGGCGGCCGAGCTCCGCGCACGCCTCGTCGGCCTGGGCGTCGACCTGGACGACGTCGGTGCGCAGTCCGAGGCCGACGCCCGCGGCGCGGCCGTCGTCGCGGGGGTCGCCAACGTCGCCGTCGACGGCGAGCAGTACGACGTGCTGGTCCTCACCCACGGCCTGGTGCTGGTGCCCTGCCCCAAGCAGTACAACCAGGGCAAGCGCCGGCTCCGCGAGCTCGCCCGCAGCGCCACCCCTGCCGAGATCGCCGCGTCCCACTGGTTCGTGAGCTTCGAGGACGTCGCCTCCGGTGCCGTGGTCAAGCGGTTCCCGGTCGCGGTGGCGTTCACGCTGCACGACGGGACGACCATGCAGCTCAAGACCAGGCTGGACAGCGAGGAGCTGACCTCCGGCAGCAGCGTCACGCTCCAGAACCTCGCGAAGGGGTACAGCGCCGTCCCGGCGTGA
- a CDS encoding ATP-dependent Clp protease ATP-binding subunit — translation MFERFTDRARRVVVLAQEEARMLNHNYIGTEHILLGLIHEGEGVAAKALESLGISLEAVRAQVQEIIGEGQQAPSGHIPFTPRAKKVLELSLREALQLGHNYIGTEHILLGLIREGEGVAAQVLNKLGADLNRVRQQVIQLVSGYQGKEPVAAGGPQEGQPSGSAVLDQFGRNLTQAARDTKLDPVIGREKEIERVMQVLSRRTKNNPVLIGEPGVGKTAVVEGLAQDIVRGDVPETLKDKQLYTLDLGALVAGSRYRGDFEERLKKVLKEIRTRGDIILFIDEIHTLVGAGAAEGAIDAASILKPMLARGELQTIGATTLDEYRKYVEKDPALERRFQPIQVAEPNLQHAIEILKGLRDRYEAHHRVSITDGALVAAATLADRYVNDRFLPDKAIDLVDEAGARLRIRRMTAPPELRELDEEIANTRRDKESAIDEQDFEKAARLRDQEKQLGLKRAEKEKAWKSGDLDAVAEVDEELIAEVLANATGIPVFKLTEEESSRLLHMEENLHKRVVGQNAAIKALSQAIRRTRAGLKDPKRPGGSFIFAGPTGVGKTELAKALAEFLFGDEDALIQLDMSEFSEKHTVSRLFGSPPGYVGYDEGGQLTEKVRRRPFSVVLFDEVEKAHADIFNSLLQILEDGRLTDSQGRVVDFKNTVIIMTTNLGTRDIAKGVMTGFQAGGELATDYERMKAKVNDELKTHFRPEFLNRVDDVVVFPQLSQPEIFSIVDLMVAKLDQRLKDKDMGLEITPAAKKLLSEKGYDPVLGARPLRRAIQREIEDALSEKILFGELKAGQLVIVDAEGEGLLGEFTFRGVDKGTTDREPVGVGASVGTPGSGTDVPAAPPIAASGDNGSGLQSA, via the coding sequence ATGTTCGAGAGATTCACGGACCGAGCCCGTCGCGTGGTCGTCCTCGCCCAGGAAGAGGCGCGGATGCTGAACCACAACTACATCGGCACGGAGCACATCCTCCTGGGGCTGATCCACGAGGGTGAGGGCGTCGCCGCCAAGGCGCTCGAGTCGCTCGGGATCTCGCTGGAGGCCGTGCGCGCGCAGGTGCAGGAGATCATCGGCGAGGGCCAGCAGGCCCCGTCGGGTCACATCCCGTTCACGCCCCGTGCCAAGAAGGTGCTGGAGCTCTCGCTGCGCGAGGCGCTGCAGCTCGGCCACAACTACATCGGCACCGAGCACATCCTGCTCGGCCTGATCCGTGAGGGCGAGGGCGTCGCCGCCCAGGTCCTCAACAAGCTGGGCGCCGACCTCAACCGGGTGCGCCAGCAGGTCATCCAGCTCGTGTCCGGCTACCAGGGCAAGGAGCCGGTCGCGGCCGGCGGCCCGCAGGAGGGCCAGCCCTCCGGCTCGGCCGTGCTCGACCAGTTCGGGCGCAACCTCACGCAGGCCGCGCGGGACACCAAGCTCGACCCGGTCATCGGGCGCGAGAAGGAGATCGAGCGGGTCATGCAGGTGCTGTCCCGCCGCACCAAGAACAACCCGGTGCTGATCGGCGAGCCCGGCGTCGGCAAGACGGCCGTCGTCGAGGGCCTGGCGCAGGACATCGTGCGCGGGGACGTGCCCGAGACGCTCAAGGACAAGCAGCTGTACACGCTGGACCTGGGCGCGCTCGTGGCCGGCAGCCGGTACCGCGGTGACTTCGAGGAGCGCCTGAAGAAGGTCCTCAAGGAGATCCGCACGCGCGGCGACATCATCCTGTTCATCGACGAGATCCACACGCTCGTCGGTGCGGGTGCCGCCGAGGGCGCGATCGACGCGGCCTCGATCCTCAAGCCGATGCTCGCGCGCGGCGAGCTGCAGACCATCGGCGCGACGACGCTCGACGAGTACCGCAAGTACGTCGAGAAGGACCCGGCCCTGGAGCGTCGCTTCCAGCCGATCCAGGTCGCCGAGCCGAACCTGCAGCACGCGATCGAGATCCTCAAGGGCCTGCGTGACCGGTACGAGGCGCACCACCGCGTCTCGATCACCGACGGCGCCCTCGTCGCGGCCGCCACCCTCGCGGACCGCTACGTCAACGACCGCTTCCTGCCGGACAAGGCGATCGACCTGGTCGACGAGGCGGGAGCGCGCCTGCGCATCCGCCGGATGACGGCCCCGCCGGAGCTGCGCGAGCTGGACGAGGAGATCGCCAACACGCGCCGCGACAAGGAGTCGGCGATCGACGAGCAGGACTTCGAGAAGGCCGCGCGCCTGCGCGACCAGGAGAAGCAGCTCGGCCTCAAGCGCGCGGAGAAGGAGAAGGCCTGGAAGTCGGGCGACCTCGACGCGGTCGCCGAGGTGGACGAGGAGCTGATCGCCGAGGTCCTGGCGAACGCCACGGGCATCCCGGTGTTCAAGCTCACCGAGGAGGAGTCCAGCCGCCTGCTCCACATGGAGGAGAACCTGCACAAGCGGGTCGTCGGCCAGAACGCCGCGATCAAGGCGCTCTCGCAGGCCATCCGCCGCACGCGCGCCGGGCTCAAGGACCCGAAGCGTCCCGGTGGCTCGTTCATCTTCGCCGGGCCCACGGGCGTCGGGAAGACCGAGCTCGCCAAGGCGCTCGCGGAGTTCCTGTTCGGTGACGAGGACGCGCTGATCCAGCTCGACATGTCCGAGTTCTCGGAGAAGCACACGGTCTCGCGGCTGTTCGGCTCGCCTCCCGGCTACGTCGGGTACGACGAGGGTGGCCAGCTCACCGAGAAGGTGCGCCGCCGGCCGTTCTCCGTCGTGCTGTTCGACGAGGTGGAGAAGGCCCACGCGGACATCTTCAACTCGCTGCTGCAGATCCTCGAGGACGGTCGTCTGACCGACTCGCAGGGCCGGGTGGTCGACTTCAAGAACACCGTGATCATCATGACGACGAACCTCGGCACGCGGGACATCGCCAAGGGCGTCATGACGGGGTTCCAGGCCGGTGGCGAGCTCGCCACCGACTACGAGCGCATGAAGGCCAAGGTCAACGACGAGCTCAAGACGCACTTCCGTCCGGAGTTCCTCAACCGCGTCGACGACGTGGTGGTCTTCCCGCAGCTGTCCCAGCCGGAGATCTTCTCGATCGTCGACCTCATGGTCGCGAAGCTGGACCAGCGGCTCAAGGACAAGGACATGGGCCTGGAGATCACGCCCGCGGCCAAGAAGCTGCTCTCGGAGAAGGGCTACGACCCGGTCCTGGGCGCCCGGCCGCTGCGCCGCGCGATCCAGCGGGAGATCGAGGACGCGCTGTCCGAGAAGATCCTGTTCGGCGAGCTCAAGGCCGGCCAGCTCGTGATCGTGGACGCCGAGGGCGAGGGCCTGCTGGGCGAGTTCACGTTCCGTGGCGTCGACAAGGGCACCACGGACCGCGAGCCCGTCGGGGTGGGCGCCTCGGTCGGCACGCCCGGCTCGGGCACCGACGTCCCGGCGGCGCCGCCCATCGCGGCGTCGGGGGACAACGGCTCGGGCCTGCAGTCCGCCTGA
- a CDS encoding pectinesterase family protein: MRTLTSLTAALAVAAVGSAGALATSVSAATGCSATYTVTSQWPGGFGADVTVTNLGSPVSGWSIGWQFPDGQTVQSGWNGSFSQSGAAVTVTNAGWNGTVGTGGTVAVGFTGTAGSANRVPSAVTFGGVTCTGSTTSPTTSPSATPSSTPSPTATPTSTPTSTPTSPPTSPPTSGEPSTGRWPAQADGFAQGTTGGSGGTVVTVTNLADLKKYAAASGRYVVRVAGTITVTPYGDEIPVSSDKTVIGVGATGRILNGGLHLNPGTKNVIIRNLTLGDTLMAADDPDDKDYDYDGIQMDTASNVWIDHNRITRTNDGLIDSRKDTTNLTVSYNELGSTNKSFGIGWTDNVTARMTIHHNWIHDTNQRNPSTDNVQYAHLYNNWLQNISGYGNYARGGTKMVLENSYFENVKNPYYPDSTAQLRQSGSIVVSSSGDQRTSGSAFDPRSYYSYTLDPAATLPSLLRTATGPQADIGVDATSGGPGGVVAGTYALRSGASGKCLEVPGGATASGTLLVAATCETGAARQQWTVAAQRDGIRLANVASGRCLDVTGGSTSTGTQLQQWGCADQANQTWSALASAGSGKVQLKSASSGLCVAVKDGSTASGAPVVQDACDDAAKVQWGGLTVSSDGGTTTTPVVAADGTGQYRTIQAAIDAIPSTSTTRRVITVKPGTYREIVTVNKPYVTIQGLGTSPSQTVVVNNRSSAGGYGTSGSATFFAKARDLVVQNLTLRNDYGEGSQAVAANFDADRVTARNVRFLGNQDTLLINSGRTYVVDSYVEGTVDFIFGSGTAVFDRTAIYQRRATGGPLTAARTDPGNPYGFLIYRSTVTGATNSTTQLGRPWGQDAQVLFRESSLSATIATAQPWTNMSANVWQQARFSEYKNTGAGATVNGNRPQLSDAQAPSYTPQRYLAGSDGWNPVG, encoded by the coding sequence ATGAGAACGCTCACATCCCTGACGGCCGCCCTGGCGGTGGCCGCCGTCGGCTCGGCCGGCGCGCTGGCGACGTCCGTGTCCGCCGCGACCGGCTGCTCCGCGACCTACACCGTCACCAGCCAGTGGCCGGGCGGCTTCGGCGCCGACGTCACGGTCACCAACCTCGGCAGCCCGGTCTCCGGCTGGAGCATCGGCTGGCAGTTCCCCGACGGCCAGACGGTGCAGTCCGGCTGGAACGGGAGCTTCAGCCAGTCGGGCGCCGCCGTGACCGTGACGAACGCGGGCTGGAACGGCACGGTCGGGACGGGCGGCACCGTGGCCGTCGGGTTCACCGGCACGGCCGGGTCCGCCAACCGGGTCCCGTCGGCGGTCACGTTCGGCGGCGTCACGTGCACGGGCAGCACGACGAGCCCGACGACGAGCCCGAGCGCGACACCGTCGAGCACCCCGAGCCCCACGGCGACGCCGACGAGCACGCCGACCAGCACGCCGACCAGCCCTCCGACCAGCCCTCCGACATCCGGTGAGCCGTCGACCGGTAGGTGGCCGGCGCAGGCGGACGGGTTCGCGCAGGGCACCACGGGCGGGTCGGGCGGCACCGTCGTGACCGTCACGAACCTGGCGGACCTCAAGAAGTACGCCGCCGCGAGCGGGCGGTACGTCGTGCGCGTCGCGGGCACGATCACGGTCACGCCGTACGGCGACGAGATCCCCGTCTCGTCGGACAAGACGGTCATCGGCGTGGGCGCGACGGGCCGGATCCTCAACGGCGGCCTCCACCTGAACCCCGGCACCAAGAACGTGATCATCCGGAACCTGACGCTCGGCGACACGCTCATGGCGGCGGACGACCCCGACGACAAGGACTACGACTACGACGGCATCCAGATGGACACCGCGTCCAACGTCTGGATCGACCACAACCGGATCACCCGGACCAACGACGGCCTCATCGACAGCCGCAAGGACACGACGAACCTGACCGTCTCCTACAACGAGCTCGGGAGCACCAACAAGTCGTTCGGCATCGGGTGGACGGACAACGTCACGGCGCGCATGACCATCCACCACAACTGGATCCACGACACCAACCAGCGCAACCCGAGCACCGACAACGTGCAGTACGCGCACCTGTACAACAACTGGCTGCAGAACATCAGCGGCTACGGCAACTACGCGCGCGGCGGCACCAAGATGGTGCTCGAGAACAGCTACTTCGAGAACGTGAAGAACCCGTACTACCCGGACTCGACGGCGCAGCTCAGGCAGTCGGGCAGCATCGTCGTGAGCTCGTCCGGCGACCAGCGCACGAGCGGGTCGGCGTTCGACCCGCGGTCGTACTACTCCTACACGCTCGACCCCGCGGCGACCCTGCCGAGCCTGCTGCGCACGGCCACCGGGCCGCAGGCGGACATCGGGGTCGACGCGACGAGCGGCGGGCCGGGCGGCGTCGTCGCCGGGACGTACGCGCTGCGGTCGGGCGCGTCCGGCAAGTGCCTCGAGGTGCCCGGGGGAGCGACGGCGAGCGGCACGCTCCTGGTCGCGGCGACCTGCGAGACGGGGGCGGCGCGGCAGCAGTGGACGGTCGCGGCGCAGCGGGACGGCATCCGCCTCGCGAACGTCGCGTCGGGCCGGTGCCTGGACGTCACGGGCGGTTCGACGAGCACGGGCACGCAGCTGCAGCAGTGGGGCTGCGCCGACCAGGCCAACCAGACCTGGAGCGCGCTGGCCTCAGCGGGCAGCGGCAAGGTCCAGCTGAAGAGCGCGTCGTCGGGCCTGTGCGTCGCGGTGAAGGACGGCTCGACGGCCTCGGGCGCGCCCGTGGTGCAGGACGCGTGCGACGACGCGGCGAAGGTGCAGTGGGGCGGCCTGACGGTCTCGTCGGACGGCGGGACGACGACGACGCCCGTCGTGGCGGCGGACGGCACGGGGCAGTACCGCACGATCCAGGCCGCCATCGACGCGATCCCGTCGACGAGCACGACGCGGCGGGTCATCACGGTCAAGCCCGGCACCTACCGGGAGATCGTCACCGTGAACAAGCCGTACGTGACGATCCAGGGCCTCGGCACCTCGCCGAGCCAGACGGTGGTCGTGAACAACCGCAGCAGCGCCGGCGGCTACGGGACCTCGGGGTCGGCGACGTTCTTCGCCAAGGCGCGCGACCTCGTCGTGCAGAACCTGACGCTGCGGAACGACTACGGCGAGGGGAGCCAGGCCGTCGCGGCGAACTTCGACGCCGACCGCGTGACCGCACGGAACGTGCGCTTCCTCGGCAACCAGGACACGCTCCTGATCAACTCGGGCCGCACCTACGTCGTCGACTCCTACGTCGAGGGGACGGTCGACTTCATCTTCGGCTCGGGCACCGCGGTCTTCGACCGCACCGCGATCTACCAGCGGCGCGCGACGGGCGGCCCGCTCACCGCCGCGCGCACGGACCCGGGGAACCCGTACGGGTTCCTGATCTACCGCTCGACCGTGACCGGTGCGACGAACAGCACGACGCAGCTCGGCCGGCCGTGGGGCCAGGACGCCCAGGTGCTGTTCCGGGAGTCGTCGCTCTCGGCGACGATCGCGACCGCACAGCCGTGGACCAACATGTCCGCGAACGTGTGGCAGCAGGCGCGGTTCAGCGAGTACAAGAACACAGGCGCGGGAGCGACCGTCAACGGCAACCGGCCGCAGCTCTCCGACGCGCAGGCACCCAGCTACACGCCGCAGCGGTACCTGGCGGGCTCCGACGGCTGGAACCCGGTGGGCTGA
- a CDS encoding LacI family DNA-binding transcriptional regulator gives MASTQATTIAEIALEAGVSVPTVSKVLNGRADVAAATRARVEEVIERHGYRRRRASSGAGSGLIELVFHELDSPWALQIIKGVESVAGPARMGVVLSELGGEHRPPQEWLDDVLARRPRGVIFVLSELDPAQRAQLESRSIPFVVVDTAGEQPPGVPVVGSQNWAGGLAATRHLLGLGHRRIGVVSGPRDVLCSRARVDGYRSALDESGLPFDPDLVRWGNFFVDGGYQHGTELLSRADRPTAIFAGADFQALGVIRAARDLGLRVPEDVSVVGYDDLPVTEWVQPGLTTVRQPLEDMAATATRMLLEIANGATPANLRIDLATELVVRSSTAPPA, from the coding sequence ATGGCCAGCACACAGGCGACGACGATCGCCGAGATCGCCCTGGAGGCAGGCGTCTCGGTGCCGACCGTCTCCAAGGTCCTCAACGGCCGCGCGGACGTCGCGGCGGCGACCCGGGCGCGGGTCGAGGAGGTCATCGAGCGGCACGGCTACCGCCGGCGGCGCGCGTCGTCCGGCGCGGGCTCCGGTCTGATCGAGCTCGTCTTCCACGAGCTCGACTCGCCGTGGGCCCTGCAGATCATCAAGGGCGTGGAGAGCGTGGCCGGGCCGGCCCGCATGGGCGTCGTCCTGTCCGAGCTGGGCGGCGAGCACCGCCCGCCGCAGGAGTGGCTGGACGACGTGCTCGCGCGACGCCCCCGCGGCGTCATCTTCGTCCTGTCGGAGCTGGACCCGGCGCAGCGCGCCCAGCTCGAGAGCCGGTCGATCCCGTTCGTCGTGGTCGACACCGCGGGCGAGCAGCCGCCCGGCGTCCCCGTCGTCGGCTCCCAGAACTGGGCCGGGGGCCTGGCCGCCACCCGGCACCTGCTGGGCCTGGGCCACCGCCGCATCGGGGTCGTCTCCGGCCCGCGGGACGTGCTGTGCTCGCGCGCCCGCGTGGACGGGTACCGCAGCGCGCTCGACGAGTCGGGGCTCCCGTTCGACCCCGACCTGGTCCGCTGGGGGAACTTCTTCGTCGACGGCGGCTACCAGCACGGCACCGAGCTGCTGAGCCGGGCCGACCGGCCGACGGCGATCTTCGCCGGCGCCGACTTCCAGGCGCTCGGCGTGATCCGGGCCGCGCGCGACCTCGGCCTGCGGGTCCCCGAGGACGTGTCCGTGGTGGGCTACGACGACCTGCCCGTCACGGAGTGGGTCCAGCCCGGGCTCACCACCGTCCGGCAGCCGCTGGAGGACATGGCGGCGACCGCCACGCGCATGCTCCTCGAGATCGCGAACGGCGCCACGCCCGCGAACCTGCGCATCGACCTCGCCACCGAGCTCGTGGTCCGCAGCAGCACCGCTCCCCCCGCCTGA
- a CDS encoding tRNA (cytidine(34)-2'-O)-methyltransferase: MFHVVYFEPRIPGNTGSAIRLTAGTGATLHLVEPLGFDLSEARLRRAGLDYHDLAHVVVHPDLEAALATLPGRVLAFTAQTDRWYTDVEYRDDDVLLFGPEPTGLPAEVLDHPRVVERVRIPMLPGRRSMNLTNAAAVASYEAWRQLGFPGGA; the protein is encoded by the coding sequence GTGTTCCACGTCGTCTACTTCGAGCCGCGCATCCCCGGCAACACCGGCAGCGCGATCCGTCTCACCGCGGGCACGGGCGCGACGCTCCACCTCGTCGAGCCGCTCGGGTTCGACCTCTCGGAGGCCCGGCTGCGCCGCGCCGGGCTCGACTACCACGACCTCGCGCACGTCGTCGTGCATCCCGACCTGGAGGCCGCGCTCGCCACGCTCCCCGGCCGCGTCCTGGCGTTCACGGCGCAGACGGACCGCTGGTACACGGACGTCGAGTACCGCGACGACGACGTGCTCCTCTTCGGCCCCGAGCCCACCGGCCTGCCCGCCGAGGTGCTGGACCACCCGCGCGTCGTCGAGCGGGTGCGGATCCCGATGCTCCCGGGGCGTCGGTCGATGAACCTGACCAACGCGGCGGCCGTCGCGAGCTATGAGGCGTGGCGACAGCTGGGGTTTCCCGGCGGTGCGTGA
- a CDS encoding IclR family transcriptional regulator gives MDRALQVLTALAAAGPRGLVLAELSGRLGVHKTTVHRTLAALRHRDFVAQDVGTGAYSLGAAAVALGESYLADDNLVVLLHPALVALSQDVAELVHLGVLVGTEILYLDKVEPDRPVRVWSQVGRSIPAARTALGRALLAFRETDRAALARYVDAADLDRVWAELRRARELGRAVEDQENEPGIGCVAVPVLRGGVPVAAVSVTAPAERLDPARVAEVHARVRAVLPPYLPAGLHLPSPA, from the coding sequence GTGGACCGCGCGCTGCAGGTGCTCACGGCGCTCGCCGCCGCCGGCCCGCGGGGGCTCGTGCTCGCCGAGCTCTCCGGACGGCTCGGCGTCCACAAGACGACCGTGCACCGCACGCTCGCCGCGCTGCGGCACCGGGACTTCGTCGCGCAGGACGTCGGGACCGGCGCCTACTCGCTCGGCGCGGCGGCGGTGGCCCTGGGCGAGTCCTACCTGGCCGACGACAACCTCGTCGTCCTCCTGCACCCGGCGCTCGTCGCGCTCTCGCAGGACGTCGCGGAGCTGGTCCACCTGGGCGTGCTCGTCGGGACCGAGATCCTGTACCTGGACAAGGTCGAGCCGGACCGGCCGGTGCGGGTCTGGTCGCAGGTGGGGCGGTCCATCCCCGCCGCGCGCACGGCCCTCGGCCGCGCGCTCCTCGCCTTCCGCGAGACGGACCGTGCAGCGCTCGCGCGGTACGTCGACGCCGCCGACCTGGACCGGGTGTGGGCCGAGCTGCGACGCGCGCGGGAGCTCGGGCGGGCGGTCGAGGACCAGGAGAACGAGCCGGGCATCGGCTGCGTCGCCGTGCCCGTGCTGCGCGGCGGCGTGCCGGTCGCGGCGGTGAGCGTGACGGCGCCGGCCGAGCGGCTGGACCCCGCCCGAGTGGCCGAGGTGCACGCGCGCGTGCGCGCGGTCCTCCCGCCCTACCTCCCGGCGGGCCTGCACCTCCCCAGCCCCGCCTGA
- the eda gene encoding bifunctional 4-hydroxy-2-oxoglutarate aldolase/2-dehydro-3-deoxy-phosphogluconate aldolase: MSTLDQLVRHRLVPVVVIDDASDASALGDALVGGGLPVAEVTFRTAAAPDAIRALADRGDVLVGAGTVLTAAQVDAAVAAGADYVVSPGTSRAVVERCLEHGVTALPGAVTATEVQAALELGVRTVKFFPAGTAGGAPAIAALAAPFGGVRFVPTGGIGPANLAQFLALPSVAAVGGSWMVPRDLVGARATDALRTLVADAVALAESLRPSARV; this comes from the coding sequence GTGAGCACTCTCGACCAGCTCGTCCGGCACCGGCTGGTGCCCGTCGTCGTGATCGACGACGCGTCCGACGCGTCCGCCCTGGGCGACGCGCTCGTCGGCGGCGGTCTCCCCGTCGCCGAGGTGACGTTCCGGACCGCCGCAGCGCCGGACGCGATCCGCGCGCTCGCGGACCGGGGCGACGTGCTCGTCGGCGCGGGGACGGTCCTGACCGCCGCCCAGGTGGACGCGGCGGTGGCCGCCGGTGCGGACTACGTCGTGTCCCCGGGGACCAGCCGCGCGGTCGTCGAGCGGTGCCTGGAGCACGGGGTGACCGCACTCCCCGGCGCGGTCACGGCGACCGAGGTGCAGGCCGCGCTCGAGCTCGGCGTGCGGACGGTGAAGTTCTTCCCCGCCGGCACCGCGGGCGGCGCGCCGGCGATCGCGGCGCTGGCGGCACCCTTCGGCGGCGTGCGGTTCGTCCCCACGGGCGGCATCGGCCCCGCGAACCTCGCCCAGTTCCTCGCGCTGCCGAGCGTGGCCGCCGTCGGCGGCTCCTGGATGGTGCCGCGGGACCTCGTCGGCGCGCGCGCGACCGACGCGCTGCGCACCCTCGTCGCCGACGCGGTCGCGCTCGCCGAGAGCCTGCGCCCGTCCGCTCGCGTCTGA